A single region of the Pontimicrobium sp. SW4 genome encodes:
- a CDS encoding NifU family protein: MKKIEVSIQETNNPTILKFEANSFLTQYESFEFNNIDDAKNSPLAQQLFYLPFVKKVYISGNFVAIERFDIVTWNDVQNEVREQIENYLNSDGVVVAPTETKKKTAVTVYAESTPNPAVTKFVANKNLTPFMLEFTSIDEAKTSPFATELFHFPFVKSVFIDKNYVSITKYDVAEWNDITMELREFIRTYIENGKAIVTDDAPEITKNTEVAKEEQFETLDDVSKEIVNILEEYVKPAVASDGGNIQFESYDPQTKKVKVILQGACSGCPSSTFTLKNGIENMLKEMLQGKVETVEAING, from the coding sequence ATGAAAAAAATTGAGGTCTCTATACAAGAAACAAACAATCCAACCATACTTAAATTTGAAGCTAATTCTTTTTTAACTCAATACGAAAGCTTTGAGTTTAATAACATTGATGATGCTAAAAATTCTCCTTTAGCCCAACAACTATTTTATCTACCATTTGTTAAAAAAGTATATATATCTGGCAATTTTGTTGCTATTGAGCGTTTTGACATAGTCACCTGGAATGATGTTCAAAATGAAGTAAGAGAACAAATAGAAAATTATTTAAATAGCGATGGTGTTGTTGTTGCTCCTACAGAAACAAAGAAAAAAACTGCTGTAACAGTATATGCCGAAAGCACGCCAAATCCAGCAGTTACGAAATTTGTTGCCAATAAAAATTTAACACCCTTTATGTTAGAATTCACTTCAATAGACGAAGCAAAAACATCGCCTTTTGCTACAGAATTGTTTCATTTTCCATTCGTTAAAAGTGTTTTTATTGACAAAAACTACGTATCTATTACCAAATATGACGTTGCTGAATGGAACGACATTACTATGGAGTTGAGAGAATTTATTAGAACCTACATTGAAAATGGGAAAGCTATAGTCACAGATGATGCTCCTGAAATAACTAAAAACACTGAAGTTGCTAAAGAAGAGCAATTTGAAACATTAGACGATGTTTCAAAAGAAATTGTAAATATTTTAGAGGAATATGTAAAACCTGCTGTTGCAAGTGATGGTGGAAATATTCAATTTGAATCTTATGACCCACAAACAAAAAAAGTGAAAGTTATTTTACAAGGAGCCTGCAGTGGTTGCCCATCATCAACCTTTACATTAAAAAATGGTATTGAAAATATGCTAAAAGAAATGTTACAAGGTAAAGTTGAAACTGTTGAGGCAATAAACGGTTAA
- a CDS encoding dodecin family protein has translation MAVMKVIEVLANSDKSWEDATKKAVKQASKSVKNIKSAFVQSQSVVVNDDEVTEFRVNLKITFEVN, from the coding sequence ATGGCAGTAATGAAAGTAATTGAAGTATTAGCAAATTCAGATAAAAGTTGGGAAGACGCAACAAAAAAAGCTGTTAAGCAAGCTTCAAAAAGCGTAAAGAATATTAAATCGGCATTTGTACAATCGCAAAGCGTAGTTGTTAATGATGATGAAGTGACTGAGTTTAGAGTGAACTTGAAAATTACTTTTGAAGTTAATTAA
- a CDS encoding thioredoxin domain-containing protein, translated as MTYKHTNELINETSPYLLQHAHNPIHWKAWNDNTLAEAKEKNRLIIISVGYAACHWCHVMEHESFEDIEVAQVMNDNYINIKVDREERPDIDQVYMNAVQLLTGSGGWPLNVVTLPDGRPVWGGTYFRKKQWINTLNQIADLYNSNPEKLYEYATKLEAGIKALDIVNLNTNEAKFEKTTINNAINSWSQSFDYEKGGTNRAPKFMMPNNLLFLLREAYQNNHIELQKYVNITLTKIAYGGIFDHVGGGFSRYSVDDKWHIPHFEKMLYDNAQLVSLYSDAYLATKNPLYKEVVYETLDFVERELTNTDGTFYSSLDADSINRKGELEEGAFYVWTEKELKILLNEDFELFSDYYSINDYGFWEHDNYVLIRKDSDEIITKKHNITSKYLKEKIKQWKSLLLEEREKRHRPRLDDKILTSWNALMTKGYIDAYRVFNEERFLNPAKKNAHFIIKTQSKEDGGLNHNYKEGKSTINGYLEDYATTIEAFIALYENTLNEKWLHHSRNLTNYTLDHFFDETSKMFFFTSNQDTSLVSRTIEYRDNVIPASNSIMAKNLFKLSHYYNNASYERIAIIMLNNMLPELEKYPSAFSNWMDLMLNYTSNYYEVAIVGKHAEEKVNTLNKTYLPNKLIAGSYSENDLPLLKSRYSQDKTLIYVCVNKACKLPVSRVDQAIDLIK; from the coding sequence ATGACATATAAACACACCAACGAGCTAATTAATGAAACAAGTCCTTATTTGTTGCAGCATGCTCATAATCCAATACATTGGAAAGCATGGAACGATAATACCTTAGCCGAAGCGAAAGAAAAAAACAGACTTATTATTATTAGTGTTGGATATGCTGCTTGCCATTGGTGTCATGTTATGGAACATGAAAGTTTTGAAGATATTGAGGTCGCTCAAGTAATGAACGATAATTACATTAACATTAAAGTTGATAGAGAAGAACGTCCAGATATTGACCAAGTTTATATGAATGCTGTACAACTACTAACTGGAAGTGGTGGTTGGCCATTAAATGTAGTGACTTTGCCTGATGGAAGACCAGTTTGGGGAGGCACCTATTTTAGAAAAAAACAATGGATAAATACATTGAACCAAATAGCAGATTTATATAACTCAAATCCAGAAAAATTATATGAATACGCTACAAAATTAGAAGCTGGTATAAAAGCATTAGATATTGTAAACTTAAACACAAATGAGGCAAAGTTTGAAAAAACCACTATTAACAACGCTATAAATAGTTGGTCACAAAGCTTCGATTATGAAAAAGGAGGCACTAATCGTGCACCAAAATTTATGATGCCTAACAACCTACTCTTTTTACTAAGAGAGGCCTATCAAAATAACCATATAGAGCTTCAAAAGTATGTAAACATCACCCTAACCAAAATTGCTTATGGTGGTATTTTCGATCATGTTGGTGGTGGGTTTTCACGTTATTCAGTAGATGATAAATGGCATATACCACATTTTGAAAAAATGCTTTATGATAATGCGCAATTGGTCAGTTTATATAGCGATGCTTACTTAGCAACTAAAAATCCGCTTTATAAAGAAGTTGTTTACGAGACTTTAGATTTTGTAGAGCGTGAACTTACAAATACTGATGGAACATTTTATTCGTCATTAGATGCAGATAGTATCAATCGTAAAGGTGAATTAGAAGAAGGTGCTTTTTATGTTTGGACTGAAAAAGAATTAAAAATTTTGCTAAATGAAGATTTTGAATTGTTTTCAGATTATTATTCAATCAATGATTATGGCTTTTGGGAACATGATAATTATGTACTAATTAGAAAAGATTCAGATGAGATTATCACTAAGAAACATAATATCACTTCTAAATATTTAAAAGAAAAAATTAAACAATGGAAATCTTTGCTATTAGAAGAAAGAGAAAAACGACACAGACCTAGACTAGATGATAAAATACTAACATCATGGAATGCCTTAATGACTAAAGGCTATATAGATGCCTATCGTGTTTTTAATGAAGAACGATTTTTAAATCCCGCAAAAAAAAATGCGCACTTTATTATAAAGACTCAATCTAAAGAGGATGGAGGTTTAAATCATAACTACAAAGAAGGGAAAAGTACTATTAATGGATATCTTGAAGATTATGCAACAACAATTGAGGCATTTATAGCACTTTACGAAAACACTTTAAATGAAAAATGGCTGCATCACTCACGAAATTTAACCAACTATACACTCGATCATTTTTTTGATGAGACTAGTAAAATGTTCTTTTTTACTTCAAACCAAGACACTTCATTAGTATCCAGAACTATAGAATATAGAGACAATGTAATTCCTGCAAGTAATTCCATAATGGCAAAAAACCTATTTAAGTTATCGCATTATTATAACAATGCCTCTTATGAAAGAATAGCTATAATAATGTTAAACAATATGTTGCCTGAGTTAGAGAAATACCCTTCTGCTTTTTCAAATTGGATGGATTTAATGCTAAACTATACCAGTAATTATTATGAAGTTGCCATTGTTGGGAAACATGCTGAAGAAAAAGTAAATACTTTAAATAAAACATACCTTCCAAATAAACTCATTGCTGGTAGTTATAGTGAAAATGATTTACCTTTATTAAAAAGTAGATACTCTCAAGATAAAACACTTATATATGTTTGTGTTAACAAGGCTTGTAAACTACCTGTATCTAGAGTTGACCAGGCAATTGATTTAATTAAATAA
- a CDS encoding DUF1304 domain-containing protein — protein sequence MDTLIIVLICIVAIEHIYFLILEMFLWAKPKGIKTFGLKSKEFAEDTKVLAANQGLYNGFLAAGLIYSLIVDNMSTSILFLIFVTIAGIYGSYSTKNIRLFFVQSIPAILALTIILINN from the coding sequence ATGGATACTCTAATTATAGTTTTAATATGTATCGTAGCAATCGAACATATTTACTTCCTGATTTTAGAAATGTTTCTTTGGGCTAAACCAAAAGGCATAAAAACCTTTGGATTAAAATCTAAAGAATTTGCTGAAGACACAAAGGTCTTAGCTGCAAATCAAGGTTTATATAATGGGTTTTTAGCAGCTGGGTTAATTTATAGTTTAATTGTTGACAACATGAGCACTTCTATTTTGTTTCTTATTTTTGTGACTATTGCAGGAATTTATGGGTCTTACTCAACAAAGAACATTCGTTTGTTTTTTGTGCAAAGCATTCCTGCTATTTTAGCACTTACAATAATTCTAATCAACAATTAA
- a CDS encoding mechanosensitive ion channel domain-containing protein, translating to MNFENILEKLIDFASVYGIKVIGAIIIWIIGSWVIKKIMKGIKKIMSKRDYDESLQKFLLNLISWVLKILLIIAILGQLGVETTSFAAILAAAGLAIGMALQGSLGNFAGGVLLMIFKPIKIGDLIEAQGEVGVVKEIEIFTTKLTGLSNREIIIPNGALSNGNIINYTTEGTRRVDLTFGVGYDSDIKKTKDVLMNVLTSNPLVLEDPKPTVNVSELADSSVNFAVRPWCKSEHYWDVYFGVTEQTKEALDAAGIEIPYPHQVEIHKEN from the coding sequence ATGAATTTTGAAAACATCTTAGAAAAATTAATAGACTTTGCTTCGGTTTATGGTATTAAAGTAATTGGAGCCATCATAATATGGATTATTGGTTCTTGGGTTATTAAAAAAATAATGAAAGGCATTAAAAAAATAATGTCTAAACGTGATTATGATGAAAGTCTTCAAAAATTTCTATTAAACCTCATCAGTTGGGTTTTAAAAATCCTATTAATAATTGCTATTTTAGGTCAATTAGGTGTTGAAACAACATCTTTTGCGGCGATTTTAGCAGCGGCTGGTTTAGCAATTGGGATGGCATTACAAGGAAGCTTGGGCAATTTTGCTGGAGGTGTTTTACTAATGATATTTAAACCTATAAAAATTGGCGATCTTATTGAGGCTCAAGGCGAAGTTGGTGTGGTTAAGGAAATAGAAATTTTTACTACCAAACTTACTGGACTCTCAAATAGAGAGATTATCATCCCAAATGGTGCTTTATCTAACGGAAATATCATTAATTATACAACTGAGGGGACACGTCGTGTGGATTTAACTTTCGGTGTTGGATACGATTCGGATATTAAGAAAACTAAAGATGTACTAATGAATGTTCTTACCTCAAATCCGTTAGTTTTAGAAGATCCTAAACCAACTGTAAATGTTTCTGAATTAGCTGACAGTTCTGTAAATTTTGCTGTAAGACCTTGGTGTAAGTCTGAACATTACTGGGATGTGTACTTTGGTGTCACAGAACAAACTAAAGAAGCCTTAGATGCTGCAGGTATTGAAATTCCATACCCTCATCAAGTTGAAATACATAAGGAAAATTAA